ACTTTGACACATAACGGTTTTAGCATCACCGGCATCTACTACTAGAACCGCATCATGAAAGCATAGATTAAACCAAATAAAACTATACGTAAGAATATaataatcttttaaattttatttttctaatatgtTGTATTTGATCCATTTAGAgtatccacaatggatgcccgagcTCACGTCCGATCGCCCGAGATCGGGCTCGGACGTCGTCGGGCGCGCCCTACGACGACTGAGTGATCATTCGTCCTGCTCTCGAGCCCGATCGGGCATCCACTACACCCTCGCGTCCGAACCCGATCTATGcatttttttgccttttttttaattcttgaaaccctaattaaacccaatacaaaattaaggcctaaaacagaaacatgttATAGGGAGacccccgttcggctagcggcaaactatacggattcaaggcatatcaatagtaatttttttagctaaatatgatgtagttttttttttaattaagtaatgtagttttttttttttgcatttgtagcgtttaatataatatattttgatattatagtaattaaaaataaaatttaaaaaataatattaaaattaaaataaaaaatgaataataaataggaCATCCACTAGAGTTCCATCATTAcagaaagataaaatatgctgATGTAACAACCACTAGGACATCCACTAGAGCTCCCGTTGTGACATGTAGCACCATCCCTTAATTAATTTCGGAATAGTTACGTATATCTCTCAGCTGATAATCACAATCTTTCACTCATTTTACGCAGtccatcaattaatttacGTAAAGTAATTTATTGAGACCTTTTCCCAATCTATAATGCGCAATCTTTCActcattttgcaattttaagaTACAGCGGCTAAAGtacaatttgttatttaaaaaaaaaaaattgtatcgTGTAATCTTTTGATtccaaataatatattatgattAAGAATTAACgttttagttaaaattaaacaGTTAAATATGTTTTGACTAATAGTAGTAACTTAATTAGAATAGccaaattaatactattaaaaaaatattttttacttataatatttttcaaaggGAAGTACGTAACTGCGactaaataattgaatcatcacaaactaataaaattgtCATAAAATACATTTCATGGCTTTGAATTGATTCTATCTCGTTTCCGGCcctgtttaatatttttttgatacaTGGTAGGTAATTGGATTTTTGATCcgagaaaaaaagaattctTTATCTTTAAGGAATCAAACAACTTTATCAATCAATTTAAAGCTCATAAGTCACTCATATCAACATCACATATTTTTACACTTGGAAATATTTGAGTACTCCACGCCTTCATTAGTAACAACGTGGAGATCAATATGTGATGTTGCCTTCTTATTACACtttacaatattaatattatactactacacaAATGTTATGCTACACATTTTATGTAAGCATCATctccaaatatattttttagttcaattttaatatcttcaaaattaatactaatattgttaattttaaattataagttGTATATTGACTCTCTAACATATCATCgctattactactaatttttaatgttcTTTAATTTTCGCACTTTAATATTCCCctggaaaagaaaaacaattactataaaattcatTTACATATTTGTCAATGTCGATTACTCGatatagtagttttttttcGTCACGTATTCTACTAAACAACAAAATCGAATCTTCCCAATGCAGAAGAAGTTGTAGTGTTACGCTATTTTGTGTTATGACAACACATTGTAGGCACATTATATTTGATAGAACTATTCGgcgataaatttgaaaaataaaatactcttcAAGCTCACCATTAATTGtccattttgattttgacacgaattttaagaaatttaaagaaaaataaattaaataaaaataaatttaaaaaattagtgaaatatgagtcttatgtttatatattagttttataataaattgtgagagtgataaattagtgaaatgtggatttacttataatttatgGTAAGAATGAAAGTGGACATTTAAGAGGTGAGTAACgacaaaaatgaataattaatggGAAAGatgggagtaataaatatgaaaacacATTGCTTGtacaatttctattttcttgatAGAAATTTATAACGAACTACTGATAGTGTCAATCAAATTTATAACATAATGCATGATTCAACTgccaaatttaatcatagtAACAACCAATAACCCAATTAATAAGATAACCcacccaaaatgaaataaaaattcgtaaaccataaaaaaacattaaatgtataaaaaaatgtaaatagaaTTTTTCTGATACATAAATAATGGTAGCAATATCCAACGGCTCCGCTGAATCGAAGCGCGCCGCCACCCAATCCATTTCGGGAAGTGGAGCCCACTTAACGGCTTTTCATGAACAGGCCGTCGGCAGCCACCGGATTTTCGCGCCGCCTACTTCCAAATCCCAGCGCCCATCATCATGCCTTGGactaatttactttattgacctttctttttaattttatttttggtggaACACCTGTTCGTTTCTTCAATCCCGTGCCAAAAGGTTAGTTAATAATTATCAAGAGATCACGCTTCTCCCATTCCAATTTTTGCACAGATGCACGCCACAAATACGGTATTGATTTACTTTTTGAGCAATGATTTTATGTGGGATCAAGGTTTCTTGATGTTTAAGGCTGGGATGTGTGTGGGTATTTGAGTTCTTGATTAGTAAAGCtgatttttctctcttttttgatGATGTTTGACATGGGAGCTTCCAAGATtagatttttaattgatttttcgCTTGTGGAAGTGATGGGTGCTTGTGGTTATGGATGTGATAAACTGGATCTTTGAATTTATAGTTTGATAAGGTTTGAGAAGttgcaaaaatagaaattcaatTAAAGTTAGGTTAAACCTAGAGTGTGTATGTGAAGCCTATTTGGAAGATACTGGAAAAGATCAAATCTTGTTCAGAATTTAATGCTTGGGAAGATGATGGATCACATAAATGGAAGtttatctttttttgtttaattttcagTGAGAAGGCCATATTGcttaaaaagagagaaattgtTGCTAAAGACAGTTTTTTTCTGCTGATCTGTAGCAAAGATATTCGCCGGATAATATATCAGAGTAGAATATGACTATGTATGGGCAGGATCATGATGTGAGGTGGGACGGTCCTCGCCTTATAGATGTTTGCTCTCTTTCAAATGGTTATCCAGAAACCGTTACATGTTATGCGAAGGATATGTCTTGGACCGAGTCTGTGATGGAAGGTTTATGTAATCCAGCACCCTCTTTCGAGGGAAATGGTGAACTTATTGCGCACGCGCCTCAGGAGGACTTCTCAGGTTATCCTGCTGGATATCCATCAGAGTTTTCGTCTACTGCAGATCACCATCATGGAGAGTCTAGTGCTGCTCTCGATTGGCCCGGTAGTTCAGAATGGCACTCGGGCTCTGGTATGGCAATTCTCTTTCGTATTTTAGTTTTGCTCTGTCTTCTTCATTTCAGCTTGTGTATTATCATGCGTTGGCAGGGATTGAGACGGGAGAGTTATCACATGAGGATGTTAACCATGGTTTCATGCCTGAGATGGAAGATGAACCAGCGCTTTATGATGAAATGGGAAAAAGGCTCAATCAGATGGTTCCAGTTCCTGTAAGTTCAGTCGATTTTTCTTGATCGAGGAGATAGTTTTCTTTCATGTGTACTTGTTTCTTGTGTGGCTTATTATAGTCCACCTGATTCCTTTTACTGCTAATAATGATTGATCTTGAATTTTGATACTTTCTTCGTTGCTGTTGTAGCATGTTCCTAAAATCAATGGAGAAATCCCTTCTGCAGATGAAGTTTCATCAGATCATGAAAGACTTTTGAATAGGTTTTGCTCAATTCCTCTGTTTTTTAAGCATATTAACAATATGGTGGTTAGGCATTACTACGAAGAACTTGAAATCTTGATATGTGCTGGattgttgaaattttggttCAAATGCATAGTTACTTCAagagaatattaattaattaaattttcgatAGGAAAACTGTGAGAGGAAGAGTGATctgttaaaataaatacaaacgGATAACCAAGTAATACACGAGATATAAACTGTGACTCAAAATAAATCCATTTGTCATTGGTATGCAGTTTTCACGTATAAGCAGTTTCTCAGCTGATTCAATGTAGTTCTTTCCAATctatttttacatggtttgtTTCGTGTTTAACCTATTTTCTTGTATTTCTCCATTTGTTTTCACCAGGTTGCAGTTATACGACCTAGTCGAACTTAAAATCCTAGGAGATGGTAACTGTCAGGTTTGTTCCATGATAGTATATGATTacataattattcataatgGTTTTTGAGATTTGGAGTTGGCTTTTTTTACGGTCTGTACTACTCAGCCCTTCCCAGTCCGTGCTTATTGCATTTGTGTCTGCAGTTCCGTTCGCTGTCAGATCAAATATACCGGACACCAGAGCATCACAACTTTGTGAGAGACCAAATAGTTAATCAGGTTTGCTTGTGATTTTGGTACAACGTATTATTATTTTGCCAATCACAATTGGTAAATCAGTTTTTGCCATTGTGATGTGCCTATCCTTATTCTTATTACGTTGCCAACTGTCAGCTGAAGTCGCAGCCCGATTTGTATGCCAATTATGTCCCCATGGCTTATGACGACTACTTGAAGAAAATGAGCAAGTATAATATTACCATCTAAATCCGATAGTTTCTTTCACTTCACGAAACATCTCTCTAATCAACTTTGCATGAATACAGCAACGGGGAATGGGGAGATCATGTCACGTTGCAGGCTGCTGCAGATTGCGTATGATTTCTTATTAGTCATGTTTCTCTCCTTTTCGTGATGCTTGTATGCATTTTCTATTCTTCGAATGAATAACTACATGGATTCAACATGTTCTTTCCTCCCCGGGCATATTTGCACAAAGCACAACGCATTTAGCATTTAGGAAGTAATTCAATATATTCACACGCGCACACAATGTATTAAGCATTTAGTGAATGTGATTGAACCGGTATCTGTTGCTTCGTTGCAGTATGGCGTCAGGATCATTGTGGTTACTTCGTACAAGGATACGTGCTACATTGAGATTCTTCCACAGTTTGAGAAATCAAACAGGAGTAAGCTTGTTCAGttgtttgtgttttatatcattaaaattcaataaaaaagaaacgaACCAAAGAAAATCATTCTCGAGATATATTATGATGACTTGAAACATGATATCGTTGAATGAATGCAGTTATCTTGCTGAGCTTTTGGGCTGAAGTACACTACAATTCGATTTATCCTAGTGGAGGTAATTAAAGACCGAAGAAATTCTTCATGAACGTCGTTTTCGTGTGATTTTGTAATACATTTTTCTGTATGTAGAATCGCCTGTAGACGGTggtaagaagaagaagaagtcgTGGTGGAAGTGAACTTGGAATGTCGTTGGATCGGATGGTTCGAGGGATCATAGCTGGTCCATTGTTGTACATGCATGGATAAGAGATGGTATCTCTCcaatgtatatatgtataacaATTTTGATGGCACTAGAAATGCAATTGGAATAGGTGACActtaattttagtttcatttgtATGACTCTCAGtgtttattataataaaaactttaattttaattattactgtatatatgaaattagtagttgattgtttttaaatttatgtaccATCTCCATAGTATGTTCATTTTAAATGAACACTTCAGCTTGATTCAATTTCTGCATGAAACAAAATTCGGCCaataccaaattaaacaatagtAGCAGTactataaattgtaaataatgtAAGGTGCACATAGTTCACCTACACTGAATGTGGTAAATTAGTGGAATACttactactacaatttaaCTTTAAGTTTCTCTGAAACACACATCactttctattaatttaaaaattaattcatcttaaaaagaaagttaaaattattatttattattcacttTTGTCAAAGatctttgattttaatttctgaTTCCAAAGTTTACAATTGGCGCCGTCTTAGGAAGactaaattttcaattgacaAAAATGAACAGTTCAAGGAGGAGATACTTGCAAAGGTACACAATGACGTCGTATTATGCCTCAGAGACAAGGTCTTGAAGGAGGTGACAAAGGAGACGACTGCTGCAGGAATTCTTGAGAAGAGCCTACGAAATCATGGGCAAATAGACTCTTTATAGACTTTATTATTAACAAATAGACTTATGGACTTATACAATTTCCCTGAATATAAGGGTATTTAAGGATAGTTAAAATTGCTTATTCCGCTACCTTTTGTGTATAATACTCTTAAACTTTGAGTTTCAAGAAGGAAGAAAATGCTCATATCTTTGCTGAAAAGTTTTAGGAGCAAACACATAATTGTCAACCAAGTTCACCTCGCGGATAGTAGATGTACTTGGAATAATTATCTCTTCTTATTGCAGGAATTTTGTTCTCCATTACTATTGTGCCATATTGTGCCAGATATGAACCAAAGACAATGACCTTGAAGTATTCCCATTATGGATGCACTAGTTGAGATAAAACGATCATCTTGTTTTACGGGAAGGGATCTAAATATAcaaacttttaatattttcttgttttttttttccaaaaaaattatttttgaacctaaatatatgaattttgagtttttctgattttttccgaaaaaataattttctttgaattgAAGCTAATGTGTTTGTCGAAAGTGTTACCATGACAAAAGGCGATGAGTATTAAAACGACATAGTTTAAATAGAAGTATGTAATTTCTGTAAATACACTAACTTTTGAGGTTTTCTAGAATTTCTCATGGATTTTGAGATTCTCGAGAAAATTCCTGACCTTTGAGATTTTCTagaattttctcaaaaattttgagaattttttaTTCCCCCCCCacaacaatatattttttcaaaccATTTTCTAATactttgtttcaaatttaacaagaatattattttatagtatttatttaagtttaaaGAGAATgaatttctttaaataatgattcatcaaacaaaattgaatcatagtacaatttaaataaataaagcgTATGATTAAAAAACTTTTTGTGCACATAATCATGTTATATCGCAAAAGCATCAATacttaacatataaaattaaaacaatcatATTCTAACCAAATgcaatttgaaaaataaaaattacaaatatgtcAATTCACATtctcttaaaatttgttactCCACAATTTTTAAGACATTAGACATAGTCCAATATAATGGAAATATTTAATCGtctaaaaaactaaaactacaATTTTGAGAAGGGATAAATTATAgcaattcataaaataattttactttgattgaaattatttatcgGGAGGAAATCAGAAAATCTCGtaattcatgaatttaaattagaaaatatgaaagttcaagagaaaaataaaattgttaaaaatgtGTGTAATTGTAGGTTAATAATATAATCcctcccattaaaaatgaaatgtattcctttttagattgtccaattaaaaatgaaacgtttcctaaaatagaaacaactaCTGCATCTCAACTTTTTcgtctctcttattttactctttattcattaattcacaaaaacaacattacataaaatctcgtgtcaatTCTTTTATAACAGTGAACTTCAAAATTGGTCACTATAAATTAGATTTACACGTTTTAGGTtcctaaatatgaaaatacatGATCACAAATCTCTGCAAAATTAGTCATATTTCAGATCCttctccattaatttttacatttaCCCCTGGATTCCATATAATGCTCGGTTTCTGTAAAactatagtagtagtataaaaacagaataataatttaaaaatcatctTCAGTgttataatgttattttaataaactaaaagtTGATGAATTTATTGGTTATCAACAAAATACTACATgcaatactattattaattatgtatatacATTCCATATATTagcataataataataataataacaataataataataataataatag
The genomic region above belongs to Salvia hispanica cultivar TCC Black 2014 chromosome 3, UniMelb_Shisp_WGS_1.0, whole genome shotgun sequence and contains:
- the LOC125216069 gene encoding OVARIAN TUMOR DOMAIN-containing deubiquitinating enzyme 12-like isoform X2, producing MHATNTDHDVRWDGPRLIDVCSLSNGYPETVTCYAKDMSWTESVMEGLCNPAPSFEGNGELIAHAPQEDFSGYPAGYPSEFSSTADHHHGESSAALDWPGSSEWHSGSGIETGELSHEDVNHGFMPEMEDEPALYDEMGKRLNQMVPVPHVPKINGEIPSADEVSSDHERLLNRLQLYDLVELKILGDGNCQFRSLSDQIYRTPEHHNFVRDQIVNQLKSQPDLYANYVPMAYDDYLKKMSNNGEWGDHVTLQAAADCYGVRIIVVTSYKDTCYIEILPQFEKSNRIILLSFWAEVHYNSIYPSGESPVDGGKKKKKSWWK
- the LOC125216069 gene encoding OVARIAN TUMOR DOMAIN-containing deubiquitinating enzyme 12-like isoform X1; translation: MTMYGQDHDVRWDGPRLIDVCSLSNGYPETVTCYAKDMSWTESVMEGLCNPAPSFEGNGELIAHAPQEDFSGYPAGYPSEFSSTADHHHGESSAALDWPGSSEWHSGSGIETGELSHEDVNHGFMPEMEDEPALYDEMGKRLNQMVPVPHVPKINGEIPSADEVSSDHERLLNRLQLYDLVELKILGDGNCQFRSLSDQIYRTPEHHNFVRDQIVNQLKSQPDLYANYVPMAYDDYLKKMSNNGEWGDHVTLQAAADCYGVRIIVVTSYKDTCYIEILPQFEKSNRIILLSFWAEVHYNSIYPSGESPVDGGKKKKKSWWK
- the LOC125216069 gene encoding OVARIAN TUMOR DOMAIN-containing deubiquitinating enzyme 9-like isoform X3, with the protein product MSWTESVMEGLCNPAPSFEGNGELIAHAPQEDFSGYPAGYPSEFSSTADHHHGESSAALDWPGSSEWHSGSGIETGELSHEDVNHGFMPEMEDEPALYDEMGKRLNQMVPVPHVPKINGEIPSADEVSSDHERLLNRLQLYDLVELKILGDGNCQFRSLSDQIYRTPEHHNFVRDQIVNQLKSQPDLYANYVPMAYDDYLKKMSNNGEWGDHVTLQAAADCYGVRIIVVTSYKDTCYIEILPQFEKSNRIILLSFWAEVHYNSIYPSGESPVDGGKKKKKSWWK